Proteins co-encoded in one Flavobacteriaceae bacterium MAR_2009_75 genomic window:
- a CDS encoding pyridoxine 5'-phosphate synthase → MTKLSVNINKIATLRNARGGNMPDLLKAAMDIESFGGQGITIHPRPDERHIKYQDARDLKKVVTTELNIEGNPVSQFIDLVLEVKPAQVTLVPDAVDAITSNAGWDTLEHKNFLKDIISTFKNEGIRTSIFVDPAVKMVEGAAETGTDRIELYTESYAVAYGQNKHQEAVAPFTEAAIAAHALGLGINAGHDLSLDNTKYFKENVPNLLEVSIGHALICESLYLGLDNVVNMYLNRLK, encoded by the coding sequence ATGACGAAACTCAGTGTCAACATCAATAAAATCGCAACGCTAAGAAATGCACGTGGCGGCAATATGCCCGATTTACTGAAGGCCGCAATGGATATTGAATCTTTTGGCGGTCAAGGAATCACAATTCATCCTCGACCCGATGAGCGACACATTAAATACCAAGATGCTCGAGATTTAAAAAAAGTCGTTACTACAGAATTGAACATAGAGGGCAACCCCGTATCTCAATTTATTGATTTGGTTTTAGAGGTTAAACCGGCGCAAGTTACTTTAGTTCCCGATGCGGTCGATGCCATCACCTCCAATGCTGGTTGGGACACCCTAGAACACAAAAATTTCTTGAAAGACATCATATCCACCTTTAAAAACGAAGGTATTCGCACTTCTATTTTTGTCGACCCAGCGGTAAAAATGGTCGAAGGCGCTGCCGAAACCGGAACCGACAGAATCGAACTTTACACAGAAAGTTATGCGGTAGCCTACGGTCAAAACAAACATCAGGAAGCTGTCGCCCCCTTTACCGAAGCTGCCATTGCGGCACATGCATTGGGCCTGGGTATAAATGCAGGGCATGACCTGAGTCTTGATAACACAAAATATTTCAAAGAAAATGTACCAAACCTTCTAGAAGTTTCAATTGGGCATGCGCTCATATGCGAATCACTCTATTTAGGTCTAGACAATGTAGTAAACATGTATTTAAATCGATTAAAATGA
- a CDS encoding CBS domain protein — protein MQIQSHILTNIPAFEVEDSLSPVIDFFKENTFSHVAVVENDVFLGLLAEDDIENFDVSEQVDQYRYELDTFFVRKETGWLDVLEAFARNEANIVPVIDDHGRVEGYYDLTDIVGVFIDTPFFTEPGGIIVVAKGIKDYSFSEIAQIVESNNTKLIGAFITDSRNDVIQITIKVSSSDLNDILQTFRRYNYNVIFGNSDDQFLQDLKERSDYLDKYLNV, from the coding sequence ATGCAGATCCAATCACACATATTGACGAATATTCCTGCTTTTGAAGTTGAAGATTCTCTTTCACCTGTTATCGATTTTTTTAAAGAGAATACTTTTTCTCATGTGGCGGTGGTAGAAAACGATGTTTTTTTAGGTCTACTTGCTGAAGATGACATTGAGAATTTTGATGTTTCTGAGCAAGTCGATCAATACCGATACGAGTTAGATACGTTTTTCGTAAGAAAAGAGACCGGTTGGTTAGATGTATTAGAGGCGTTTGCGAGAAACGAGGCAAACATAGTTCCGGTTATCGATGATCACGGTAGGGTAGAGGGGTATTATGACCTTACCGATATTGTTGGTGTTTTTATAGATACTCCGTTTTTCACCGAACCTGGTGGTATAATTGTGGTCGCAAAAGGCATAAAAGATTACTCCTTTAGTGAAATCGCCCAAATCGTAGAGAGTAATAACACCAAATTGATCGGGGCTTTTATAACGGATTCAAGAAACGATGTTATTCAGATAACCATAAAGGTTTCTTCATCTGATTTAAATGATATTCTTCAAACCTTCCGTAGGTATAATTACAATGTTATTTTCGGAAATAGCGATGATCAATTCTTGCAAGATTTAAAAGAACGATCTGACTATTTAGATAAGTATCTTAATGTCTAG
- a CDS encoding NAD+ kinase: MKVAIYSQMYQEDTCEYVSRLLNELHKHEADVVIEEEFYSFFTANTIAQEYATFNQHSGLDASFDILVSFGGDGTILRATTFVKDSGVPMVGVNTGRLGFLSTFNKEEVQNVVQQFVEGNYSIVERSLVEVSAESSIPELTELNFALNEITISRKDTTSMITVETYLNKEYLTSYWADGLIISTPTGSTGYSLSCGGPVIEPTAKSLVLTPIAPHNLNARPLVISDDTEIRLRVSGREENHLISLDSRIASVENGKEILVRKADFTVKMIEFASESFLKTLRNKLLWGEDRRN; the protein is encoded by the coding sequence ATGAAAGTTGCCATTTATAGTCAAATGTATCAAGAAGATACTTGTGAATATGTTTCGCGGCTGTTGAACGAACTTCATAAGCATGAGGCCGATGTAGTAATTGAAGAAGAGTTTTATTCATTCTTTACCGCAAACACCATAGCTCAAGAATATGCTACTTTTAATCAGCATTCGGGTCTTGATGCATCATTCGATATATTGGTTAGTTTTGGTGGAGATGGAACTATTTTAAGAGCCACTACTTTTGTGAAAGATTCGGGTGTGCCCATGGTCGGTGTGAATACGGGGCGCCTTGGTTTTTTATCTACTTTTAATAAAGAAGAGGTGCAGAACGTCGTTCAGCAGTTTGTAGAAGGCAATTATTCTATTGTAGAGCGAAGTCTGGTAGAGGTGAGTGCAGAATCGAGTATTCCAGAGTTGACCGAATTGAACTTTGCACTGAACGAGATTACGATAAGTAGAAAAGATACCACCTCGATGATTACCGTTGAGACGTACCTTAATAAAGAGTACCTAACTTCTTATTGGGCAGATGGATTAATAATATCTACACCTACCGGGTCAACAGGTTATTCTTTAAGTTGTGGTGGCCCCGTAATAGAGCCTACCGCAAAATCGTTAGTGTTGACTCCTATTGCTCCACATAATCTCAATGCAAGGCCTTTGGTGATTTCTGACGATACCGAAATTCGGCTTCGGGTTTCCGGTAGAGAAGAAAATCATCTTATTTCACTGGATTCTAGGATAGCTTCGGTAGAGAACGGCAAAGAAATTTTGGTGAGAAAGGCAGATTTTACCGTGAAAATGATTGAGTTCGCTTCAGAGAGTTTTCTAAAAACCTTACGCAACAAATTGCTTTGGGGCGAAGATCGCCGTAATTGA
- a CDS encoding undecaprenyl diphosphate synthase: MDVLDEIDKQNLPIHLAIIMDGNGRWAKQKGKRRVFGHENGVRTVRETVENCAKIGVKYLTLYTFSTENWKRPKIEVDTLMRLLVSSLKKELKTFIKNDIRLNTIGDIASLPKRAFKELNEVMEKTRANTGMTLTLALSYGAREELKNAVKEISSKVKNNIISIENIDETIINTHLYTHDLPDVDLLIRTSGEHRISNFLLWQIAYAELYFVDVYWPDFSREHLAEAIKSYQNRERRFGKTSEQLIE, encoded by the coding sequence ATGGATGTTCTCGACGAGATAGATAAACAGAATTTACCTATACATCTTGCCATTATTATGGATGGTAACGGCCGTTGGGCCAAACAAAAAGGGAAGCGTAGGGTTTTCGGCCATGAAAATGGTGTGCGTACGGTTAGAGAAACTGTCGAAAACTGTGCTAAAATAGGAGTCAAATATCTTACCTTATATACTTTTTCTACCGAAAACTGGAAAAGGCCTAAAATCGAAGTAGACACTTTAATGAGACTTTTGGTTTCTTCACTGAAGAAAGAGTTGAAGACCTTTATTAAGAATGACATTCGCTTAAATACCATAGGCGATATCGCGTCATTGCCGAAAAGAGCCTTTAAAGAGTTGAACGAGGTTATGGAAAAGACGAGGGCAAATACAGGTATGACCCTTACCTTGGCCCTTAGTTACGGAGCTCGTGAAGAGTTAAAAAATGCTGTGAAAGAGATAAGCTCCAAAGTTAAAAATAATATAATTTCAATTGAAAACATTGACGAAACCATTATTAATACTCATCTTTACACGCATGATTTGCCTGATGTAGACTTGCTGATCCGTACCAGCGGTGAGCATCGAATCAGCAATTTTTTGCTTTGGCAAATAGCATATGCGGAATTATATTTTGTTGACGTATATTGGCCCGATTTTAGCAGAGAGCATTTGGCAGAAGCCATTAAAAGTTATCAGAACAGAGAACGAAGATTTGGAAAGACCAGCGAACAACTCATTGAATAA
- a CDS encoding Beta-barrel assembly machine subunit BamA, with translation MKRFISREPLITLLLLFISTFTFAQELSFDDGKKYILGGLEVTGLQSYNEQTVKTYTGLRVGQPITVPGDELSEIIKKLWGLELFRDIRFDLVDIQDDKVFLELHITERPTLSDVKVNGIKPRKVDDIIKDTDLKKGKKITESLIANTKNYLENKYKKQGYLNAKASIVVANDTSQTNAQKMIINIDKGDKVKIKKMIFEGNEQLSDRKLRNAMKKTKEKRFWRFWKKSKFIEEDYDNDLSLLIDKYAENGYRDARIISDSIIKVDENNINIKFDLEEGNKYYFGEIDFVGNSVYTDRQLASVLGIKKGDTYNGVLLRKRIADNSKPDAEDLTNLYQNNGYLFSTINPVEISAQNDTINFEIRIIEGKETFLNHVEVVGNDRTNDHVIYRELRTRPGNKYNKSDIIRTIQELQQLGYFDAEQISPDIQNANPNEGTVDVKWNLVESGASQIELQGGYGGGGFIGTLGLSFNNFSIKDILNGEAYKPVPMGDGQTFAMRVQASRTFRVYSLNFAEPWFGGKKPVRFSLNLSRTQQFGVDYNNSTSNRIEVNKDQGFAITGLTAGLAKRVQWPDDYFTISHALSYQLYEFNDYNIGLFNFGNGKANSIAYTLGITRNAISGGRIFPRGGSNFEITAKFTPPYSLFGNKDFESLRDRSTELQEARIEQGGLNQSQTDELEQIDQERFRWLEYYKVKFKGDWYTTLVDKLVLRTNTEFGFLGNYNNDVGDTPFERFFVGGDGLGNFTLDGRDIVQLRGYENQSITPFDPLAQNNNSGGLVYNKFSLELRYPLTLKPSASIYGLAFLEGGNAFNNFQEFNPFQIKRSAGVGLRIFMPAFGLLGIDFGYGFDEDLLPSSIGNGPSGWQTHFIIGQQF, from the coding sequence ATGAAAAGGTTCATATCTCGTGAACCTTTAATCACACTCCTTTTACTTTTTATATCAACATTTACTTTCGCCCAAGAGCTATCTTTTGACGATGGTAAAAAGTATATTTTAGGGGGGCTTGAGGTTACCGGCTTACAAAGCTATAACGAACAGACCGTAAAGACCTATACGGGGCTAAGGGTAGGGCAGCCGATTACGGTTCCTGGTGATGAACTTAGCGAAATCATCAAAAAGCTATGGGGTCTTGAACTGTTTAGAGATATTCGTTTCGACTTGGTTGATATACAAGACGATAAAGTTTTTCTTGAGCTTCATATAACCGAAAGGCCAACACTTTCCGATGTTAAGGTCAATGGGATCAAACCAAGAAAGGTAGATGATATAATTAAGGATACCGACCTTAAAAAAGGTAAGAAAATTACTGAAAGCCTTATCGCGAACACCAAAAACTATCTTGAGAATAAATATAAGAAGCAGGGTTATCTTAATGCGAAGGCTTCCATTGTAGTTGCAAACGATACTTCTCAGACCAACGCCCAAAAAATGATTATCAATATCGATAAGGGAGATAAGGTCAAGATTAAAAAGATGATTTTTGAAGGTAATGAACAGCTTTCCGATAGAAAGCTGCGAAATGCCATGAAAAAGACGAAAGAAAAAAGATTTTGGCGTTTTTGGAAAAAATCTAAATTCATTGAAGAAGATTATGATAATGATCTATCGCTTTTGATCGATAAATATGCTGAGAACGGTTATCGCGATGCCCGAATCATTTCAGATTCTATTATTAAGGTAGACGAAAACAATATCAACATAAAGTTTGATCTAGAAGAAGGTAATAAGTATTATTTTGGTGAAATCGATTTTGTAGGTAATAGCGTTTACACAGACCGACAATTGGCATCCGTTCTAGGTATTAAAAAAGGGGATACGTATAATGGAGTTCTTTTACGTAAGCGTATCGCTGATAATTCAAAACCGGATGCAGAAGATTTAACGAATCTCTACCAAAACAATGGGTATCTTTTTTCTACTATAAACCCTGTTGAAATATCTGCACAGAACGATACAATCAATTTCGAGATACGAATAATAGAGGGCAAAGAAACATTCTTGAACCACGTTGAAGTGGTGGGTAACGACCGTACCAATGATCATGTGATTTATCGTGAACTAAGAACTAGACCCGGTAATAAGTATAATAAGAGCGATATTATTAGAACCATTCAAGAGCTTCAACAACTGGGTTATTTTGATGCTGAGCAGATTAGTCCTGACATTCAAAATGCCAACCCAAATGAGGGCACAGTTGATGTGAAATGGAACTTGGTAGAATCTGGTGCCAGCCAGATTGAATTGCAAGGAGGCTATGGTGGCGGTGGCTTTATTGGTACTTTAGGTCTTTCTTTCAATAACTTTTCTATTAAAGATATTCTTAATGGCGAGGCCTATAAGCCAGTGCCTATGGGTGACGGGCAAACTTTTGCCATGCGCGTGCAAGCAAGTAGAACTTTTAGGGTGTATAGTTTGAATTTTGCAGAACCTTGGTTCGGCGGAAAAAAACCGGTTCGTTTTAGTTTGAACCTTTCTAGAACCCAACAATTTGGAGTCGATTATAACAACTCTACCAGTAATAGAATAGAGGTGAATAAAGACCAGGGCTTTGCCATTACAGGCCTTACTGCTGGTTTGGCGAAACGTGTTCAATGGCCTGATGACTACTTCACGATATCCCATGCGTTAAGTTATCAGTTGTATGAGTTCAACGATTACAATATTGGTCTATTTAATTTTGGTAATGGCAAGGCGAATTCGATTGCTTATACATTGGGTATTACAAGAAATGCAATTTCAGGTGGTCGAATTTTTCCTAGGGGAGGATCTAACTTCGAAATTACAGCTAAGTTTACGCCACCGTATTCTCTCTTCGGAAATAAAGATTTTGAATCCTTACGCGACAGAAGTACCGAATTGCAAGAAGCTAGAATTGAACAAGGCGGGTTAAATCAAAGCCAGACAGATGAGTTAGAGCAAATTGATCAAGAACGCTTCAGGTGGCTAGAATACTACAAAGTTAAATTTAAGGGAGATTGGTATACAACATTAGTTGACAAGTTGGTACTTCGTACAAATACCGAATTCGGTTTCTTGGGTAATTACAACAATGATGTCGGTGATACGCCTTTTGAACGTTTCTTTGTTGGTGGTGATGGGCTAGGTAATTTTACTTTGGATGGCCGAGATATCGTACAGCTTCGTGGTTATGAGAACCAATCGATAACACCTTTCGACCCACTGGCGCAGAATAACAATAGTGGCGGTTTGGTCTATAATAAATTCTCATTGGAACTTAGATATCCATTGACTTTAAAACCTTCAGCTTCCATTTATGGACTTGCTTTTTTAGAAGGAGGTAATGCTTTCAACAATTTTCAGGAATTTAATCCGTTTCAAATAAAACGATCGGCTGGAGTGGGGCTACGTATTTTTATGCCGGCATTTGGTTTATTGGGTATTGATTTCGGTTATGGGTTCGATGAAGACCTCTTACCAAGCTCAATCGGCAACGGACCAAGCGGGTGGCAAACACACTTCATTATCGGCCAGCAGTTTTAA
- a CDS encoding periplasmic chaperone for outer membrane proteins Skp, with protein sequence MKTKSNVLLVLAFSLCAAYTYAQRGVRIAYVDMEYILENVEEYREANEQLANKVGKWKVEVEQKQAEVEQMKKDLMAERVLLTDELIAEREEEIQILEKETVEYQQNRFGPQGDLVLQKRQLIQPIQDQVFNEVQKIGANKKYDFIFDKSADVVMLYSENRHDISDLVLRGIARTRRVSKPKQKEARSKLDDFEDDPVEEEVSEALKERQERAQQAQEARTKTADEKRTEQLKLREERKKAYEARRKKLLEEREAKRKAKLEEREQNEESDNTEG encoded by the coding sequence ATGAAAACTAAATCGAACGTTCTTTTAGTATTGGCGTTTTCACTATGTGCCGCTTATACCTATGCCCAAAGAGGGGTAAGAATTGCCTACGTTGATATGGAGTATATCTTAGAAAATGTAGAAGAATACCGTGAGGCCAATGAACAATTGGCTAACAAAGTAGGTAAATGGAAAGTTGAGGTCGAACAAAAGCAGGCAGAGGTCGAGCAGATGAAAAAAGACCTTATGGCAGAACGTGTTCTTTTGACCGATGAGCTGATTGCCGAACGTGAAGAAGAAATTCAGATTCTTGAAAAAGAAACTGTAGAGTACCAACAGAACCGATTTGGACCTCAAGGTGACTTGGTTTTGCAAAAAAGACAATTGATTCAGCCGATACAGGATCAAGTTTTTAACGAAGTACAGAAAATAGGTGCCAATAAAAAGTATGATTTTATTTTTGATAAATCTGCGGATGTTGTAATGTTGTACTCCGAAAATCGACACGATATCAGCGACTTAGTATTGAGGGGTATCGCACGAACTAGAAGGGTAAGCAAACCGAAGCAAAAAGAGGCGAGAAGCAAGTTAGATGATTTTGAAGATGACCCGGTTGAAGAAGAAGTAAGTGAAGCGCTTAAAGAGCGACAAGAAAGGGCTCAGCAGGCTCAAGAGGCCAGAACGAAAACTGCAGATGAGAAGAGAACGGAGCAGTTGAAACTAAGGGAAGAGCGCAAGAAAGCTTATGAGGCCAGAAGAAAAAAATTGCTAGAAGAGCGTGAGGCTAAGAGAAAAGCCAAGTTAGAGGAACGAGAGCAAAACGAGGAAAGTGATAATACAGAAGGGTAA
- a CDS encoding periplasmic chaperone for outer membrane proteins Skp, with the protein MKNVKKIAAAIVLFVAFTGFVNAQSKVAHIDVTQLLSAMPEMKAAEAELKKLSETYNADIESSMTELRNKYTQYENEATSKSKEENEKRAAELQGVQKNIGEAQQAAQRELQKKQQELFSPISDKAKAAIEKVAAAQGFDYVIDAQQGSGLIVAKGKDLLIDVKKELGI; encoded by the coding sequence ATGAAAAACGTAAAGAAAATCGCCGCAGCTATTGTATTGTTTGTAGCATTTACCGGGTTCGTTAACGCTCAGAGCAAAGTAGCCCATATCGATGTTACCCAGTTGTTGAGCGCAATGCCGGAGATGAAGGCTGCTGAGGCTGAATTGAAGAAACTTTCTGAAACTTATAATGCGGATATCGAAAGTTCTATGACGGAACTTAGAAATAAGTATACGCAGTATGAGAATGAAGCGACTTCAAAATCTAAAGAAGAAAACGAAAAAAGAGCTGCTGAATTACAAGGTGTTCAAAAGAACATTGGCGAAGCACAGCAGGCTGCACAAAGAGAGTTGCAAAAGAAACAGCAAGAGCTATTCTCACCTATTTCAGATAAGGCCAAGGCGGCTATCGAGAAGGTGGCAGCGGCCCAAGGGTTCGATTATGTAATCGATGCTCAACAAGGTAGTGGTTTAATCGTAGCAAAGGGCAAAGACCTATTGATAGATGTAAAGAAAGAGTTAGGTATTTAA
- a CDS encoding glycosyltransferase involved in cell wall biosynthesis translates to MPMRYYIVVPAHNEEEFLADTLNSVLRQTLQPSKVILVNDNSTDSTDSVMNQFLGLSPIFTKLNTNSSDEHLPGSKVVNAFKKGLELLDEDFDFLVKLDADLILPDNYFEKIAYIFRGQPNVGIAGGFIYEQDSEGHWKLNHPMDKNHVRGAFKAYSKGCFKDIGGLRSAMGWDTVDELLAAYHDYDTYTDDNLKVKHLRPTGNAYNQKAKLLQGKAMYTMRYGFVITLIASLKMAFKQRKPRAFSDNMYGFFEAKKEKKSFLVTTEEGQFIRNLRWKNIKNKLL, encoded by the coding sequence ATGCCCATGAGATACTATATTGTTGTACCTGCACATAACGAAGAAGAGTTTCTTGCCGATACATTAAATTCGGTTTTAAGGCAGACTTTACAGCCTTCGAAAGTAATACTAGTAAATGACAACTCTACCGACAGCACAGATTCTGTCATGAATCAATTCTTGGGCTTGAGTCCCATTTTTACTAAATTGAATACGAATTCTTCTGATGAACATTTACCCGGAAGCAAGGTTGTAAATGCTTTCAAAAAGGGACTGGAATTGCTTGATGAGGATTTTGATTTTTTGGTCAAGTTGGATGCCGACCTCATTTTACCTGACAACTACTTCGAAAAAATAGCTTATATCTTTAGAGGGCAGCCCAATGTTGGCATCGCCGGAGGTTTTATTTATGAACAGGACAGTGAAGGCCATTGGAAACTGAACCACCCCATGGACAAAAATCATGTTCGAGGAGCTTTCAAGGCTTATTCTAAAGGTTGCTTTAAAGATATTGGAGGTTTGAGAAGTGCCATGGGTTGGGACACGGTAGATGAACTATTGGCAGCTTACCACGATTACGATACTTATACAGATGATAACCTTAAAGTAAAACACTTACGACCCACTGGGAATGCATATAACCAAAAAGCGAAACTTTTGCAGGGCAAAGCCATGTATACCATGAGATATGGTTTTGTCATCACTCTCATCGCTTCTTTAAAAATGGCTTTCAAACAACGTAAACCTCGAGCATTTAGTGATAATATGTACGGTTTTTTTGAAGCGAAAAAAGAAAAAAAATCGTTTTTGGTCACTACTGAAGAAGGCCAATTTATAAGAAATTTACGGTGGAAAAATATAAAGAACAAACTACTTTGA
- a CDS encoding 3-oxoacyl-[acyl-carrier-protein] synthase-3, producing MPIAITGTGSYIPSTVITNEDFEQHHFLNSDGSPFTHSNEVIINKFKAITGIKERRYAHSKLNTSDLAFLAAEKAISDANIDKETIDYIIFAHNFGDVAHGQNQSDTLPSLATRVKHHLRIQNPSCVAYDILFGCPGWIQGVIQAEAFIKAGIAKTCLVIGGETLSRIVDPSDRDSMIYADGAGATIVQNIDNGGELLSHATATHTYEEAYYLFFGKSYNEKKDDTKYIKMYGRKIYEFAVTHVPSAMKDCLTKSGVEIEEVKKIFIHQANEKMDEAIITRFYALYDKEPPKGIMPMNIGELGNSSVATIPTLFDMVRKGKVENQQVQKGDVVIFASVGAGMNVNAIVYKV from the coding sequence ATGCCTATAGCCATTACCGGTACCGGAAGCTACATTCCATCAACAGTTATCACCAATGAAGATTTTGAACAACATCATTTTCTCAATTCCGACGGTTCACCGTTCACTCATAGCAACGAGGTAATCATCAATAAATTCAAGGCCATTACCGGTATTAAAGAGCGGCGCTATGCGCATAGTAAACTCAACACCTCAGACTTAGCTTTTTTAGCTGCGGAAAAGGCTATTTCAGATGCCAACATCGATAAAGAAACCATCGATTATATAATTTTCGCCCATAATTTTGGTGATGTTGCCCATGGGCAGAATCAGAGTGATACACTACCCAGTTTGGCAACTAGAGTTAAACATCACCTTAGAATTCAAAACCCAAGTTGTGTGGCTTATGATATTTTGTTCGGCTGCCCGGGGTGGATTCAAGGTGTTATACAGGCCGAAGCATTTATCAAAGCGGGTATTGCGAAAACCTGCCTTGTTATCGGCGGCGAAACTTTATCTAGAATAGTCGACCCTAGTGACCGAGACAGTATGATTTACGCCGACGGGGCGGGAGCGACCATTGTACAGAATATTGACAATGGAGGAGAACTGCTGTCACATGCCACTGCCACGCACACCTATGAAGAAGCGTACTATTTATTTTTTGGCAAATCGTACAATGAAAAAAAAGATGATACCAAATACATCAAAATGTACGGCAGAAAAATTTATGAATTTGCCGTAACGCATGTGCCTTCGGCAATGAAAGATTGTCTAACAAAAAGCGGTGTCGAAATAGAAGAGGTCAAGAAAATTTTTATTCATCAAGCGAATGAAAAAATGGATGAGGCCATTATCACACGATTTTATGCATTGTACGATAAAGAGCCTCCCAAAGGCATCATGCCCATGAATATAGGTGAACTTGGTAACAGCTCAGTCGCCACGATACCCACACTTTTTGATATGGTTCGAAAAGGAAAAGTAGAAAACCAACAAGTTCAAAAGGGAGATGTTGTTATATTTGCCAGTGTCGGCGCTGGTATGAACGTGAATGCCATTGTCTACAAAGTTTAA